Genomic window (Primulina eburnea isolate SZY01 chromosome 8, ASM2296580v1, whole genome shotgun sequence):
TTGAGGTGAGTTTTTTCGGTATATTATTGTATGGTGGTGTTCTTTGGCATGTcttgtaattttttaaataataataatttttatgtgaaaatttcagaaattttgctaatttaaaaccttaaaaataatttttttatgataaatTTCATGTTATGGatgatatgattatttaaaaatttagaaatataGAAAATGATAAATAGAttattagaatatgattttttattaaataaaattgaatGTTTTTGTAATATGAGAAGAGAGGTCTTTAAATAAAAGATAAATGCAACACAATTattgttaaattaattatttcgaataaaaaattgaagtaaacaaTAAAGCGGTGTTTCACCCTTCGCACCGTTCATGTCAAGAATCAAAAATTGTTAAGAGGGCCGTGTGTGGGTAGCATATACTCTGTGGAAAACAAGCAAGCAGTTCTTGAAAATTATGGGCTATTGTTTGTTCACTCTGTTGATTTTCCTAGCATTTTATGCTGCTGCCGAAGCTTCCCACTGTGCAACCAACGGCAAGCTTTGTTTTTATAATCATTATTACTGCAACACATTCGATATCTCTGTCGGTTGTTTTAACAAGCAGTTTCCGTGCATGTAGTAACTTAGTGAATTAACGGTTTTTCTGGAATTATCAGATTATGAATTTGTGCAGGATTACCAATTCTGAGGAATATTAGTGAGATTGGCCAGGATGATTACGGAAGACCCGGTTTTTCTCACACTACTATAGCTGGTGCTGTCATGCACGGTTTTAAGGAGGTAATAAGAAACATTTTTTCCTTTGTTTCACCGAGGTTTTCTTCATTCAGTAGCAGCAGCGACGGATTGGGAAGTTAGTAAAGGTGTGTCAATGTATTTTTTGGTGGTGAAGCGATCATGCTAGCCCAGCCCCTATTCACCGGGCTTCTTTTTCCCATTTTTGAGTTGTGGATTGACTTTCATTTGATTATTTTTTGCCAACGATCGGTTTAGTATGTGGTTTTTCATGATAGATTGAGGTGTGGCTCCAAACATTTTCTCCGGGAACCCATACTCCAATTCATAGGCATTCCTGTGAGGAAATCTTTGTGGTTCTAAAAGGGAGTGGTACTCTTTATCTTGCCTCGAATTCACATACAAGATATCCCGGGAAACCGCAGGAGTTCCATCTTTTCCCGAACAGCACGTTCCATATACCTGTCAATGATGCTCATCAGGTTCAATGAACTCTCTTCTTCCTGTTGGTGTAGAAGAAATCTGTGTATGGGTTACCTTTCCTTAACAAAAAATGTTTGTGTGTGAAAATATGGGCTAGCAATCCTAGGTCAAACAAAGCTAACATGATCAGTAGAAAAAACTGCTTCGTGAATGATGATAGTGACTTCCCATTGTTATTCTAGAATAATTACAAGAGACTGAGcttttcttattttattaaGAGTTACTCAAAAATTGACTTGGTTATAGTTCAAAACTTTCAATTTTCTGTATCGCGGACCATTGAACTTATATTGATGTGTGCTATGTTTTTTATTACATATTTCCTTTTTCTGTTCttatcaaatttttcattttttcgtgtcctaatattatttttggttgaCAATCATGCCTCAAGAAAATGACATAGTGTCATCTCCCGTAACTCTGCAATAGCATGCATTTATAAATATCCAATGAACATTTCCATGTTCAATTCTGGCCACCAGGACAAGGTTAAAAGATTAATAATAATGAGAGGAGTTTATTTTGTTTGCTCTTACTCTGAACATTGGACATGGTCGTTTTAGTAGATCTATTCAACCTGAACTTTGACGTCTGGCTATTGGTAAAGATCGTTTTAGTTGTTTCTTAATCTCTCAGCAAAACCTAAGACCTTCAGTTCGTCAGAGTATCCCAAGTTTTCATCCTTTCATGTAGCATGTAGAAATTTTGATTGCATTTGGTTTCTACTAATTGTACTCGATTGCTATGTTACAGGTCTGGAACACCAATGGACTGGAGGATTTGCAATTTCTAGTCATTATATCTCGACCGCCAATAAAAGTGTTAGTCATTTATCTTTCCACTTTAAATTGCAGTTCATTGCTATAGCTCGTGACTTGTGAAGATAGGTTTTTCCTtcattttgtttgttttctttACCCTTTTTTTGTATAGAAAAATCTGTCATAACTAACAGATCCAGAGTTCTGTTTCATCCTGAGATAACCTTTGTAAAACACATCATCAAACGCCTGGAGGGCTCTTTCAGTTTTACTTTGAGTACATAGTAGCTTCAAAATGGCTATCATGATATCGAACCATGTGAATTGAGAAATTTCACCGATGGACGAATTTAATGCCTAAAACCACGGTCATAGTATAAAACATTGAGTTTTAGTCTATCACCCATCTTTTATAAACTTTCTTTTCCACCCGAAGGCAGTTGACTTCATTTTGTTGGTACACACGTTCTATTATAATGTGGCACGTGGGCGTGGGCGTGGGCGTGTGACATGTGGCGAACATCCATATGATTAGTATCTAAAGTGGAACCGAATGtcacaaaagaaaatattaatgaaatgattctgtagaaagttgatgggTGGCATATTGTAGTGAGCAAAATCTCTGCATTAGGTTACAGTTCGACAGTTTCTGAAATTTGATTACAGGTTCATATATGACGATTGGTCGATGCCGCATACAGCTGCCAAATTGCAATTTCCTTATTATTGGGATGAAAAGTGTTATCAAACACCTTCAAATAAAGATGAGCTTTGACCTTGTCGGTGGAAGTTTTAAGTCTACTATCTGAAGAACTTCAGTTACAAGTCCAACAACAATAGCTGTTGATATCTTTGGACCTTATTTTTCTGCAATAAACTATAGATGTCTTGGGCTCGCTGTATAGAATACCACTTACATGATTTAGAAATATATCAAGCATGCACTGCAATATTGAGATTCGTGCAGCATATAAGGGTTAACACGTGCAACCTCATTACATG
Coding sequences:
- the LOC140840154 gene encoding auxin-binding protein T92; the encoded protein is MGYCLFTLLIFLAFYAAAEASHCATNGLPILRNISEIGQDDYGRPGFSHTTIAGAVMHGFKEIEVWLQTFSPGTHTPIHRHSCEEIFVVLKGSGTLYLASNSHTRYPGKPQEFHLFPNSTFHIPVNDAHQVWNTNGLEDLQFLVIISRPPIKVFIYDDWSMPHTAAKLQFPYYWDEKCYQTPSNKDEL